The genomic interval GCTGCGACCATGCGTTTCCACCACGCCGACCAGCACATCCAGCCCCTGGGATTTTAGCCGCTGGGCCTCTTGCAGCATGGCGTAGGTTTTGCCCACGCCCGCACAGGCGCCAAAGAAAATCTTCAGTTTTCCGCGCGGTTGTTCGCCAATCTGGCTGAGCAACGTGTCCGGATCAGGGCGATGCTGTTCCTCTTCGGTCATGGCGGTTCCTTATCTCAGGGCTGTGGTTTGATCTGATCCAGCGCCAAATTCAACTCTACTACATTCACCACCGGCGCGCCGATAAAGGCCGGCATCGGTGTTTGGGTAGCGCGAGTGATTAATTGTTCGACCACGGTTGTCGATAGACCACGCGCCTTAGCGATACGGTCTGCCTGATACTGCGCTGCTTGCGGCGAGATATGCGGGTCGAGGCCGCTGGCGGAAGCCGTGACCAAATCCACCGGCACCGGGGCGTCATTGTTCTGGCGTTGACGCCAGTTCTTGACGTTCTGGCCGATGGCCTGATCCAGCGCCGGGTTGCTGGTCGCCAGATTACTGCCGCCGGACGCCAACGGGTTATAGGCGCTGTCCAGGGTCGCGGACGGACGCCCCTGGAAGTCGCCGTCGCGGCTGAAAGACTGGCCGATCAGTGCGGAACCGACGACCTTACCCTGCCGATACAACAAGGAACCGTTGGCCTGCGCCGGAAACCACCACTGGCCAAGGCCGGTGATCAGCAGCGGGTAAGCCACCCCGGTTATCAGTGTCATGAGCAGCAGCATGACCAGCGAAGAGCGAAGATAACGCATGATATGTCTCCTTATTTACGCCACGCTGAGCGCCGTCAGCATGAGGTCGATCAACTTGATGCCCAGAAACGGCACCACCAGACCGCCGACGCCGTAAATCCACAGGTTGCGGCTGAGCAGCGCGGCGGCGCTCATCGGGCGATAGTCGATACCTTTTAGCGCCAGTGGGATCAGAAATACGATGATCAGCGCGTTGAAGATCACCGCCGACAGCATGGCGGAGGTCGGGGAGTGCAACTGCATCACGTTCAGCGCATTAAGCTGCGGATAGGTGGCGGCGAAGGCGGCAGGAACGATGGCGAAATACTTGGCGACATCGTTGGCGATACTGAAGGTGGTCAATGATCCGCGGGTCATCAGCATCTGTTTACCGATGTGCACCACCTCGATAAGCTTGGTGGGGTTGGAGTCCAGATCCACCATGTTGCCCGCTTCCTTGGCGGCCTGGGTACCGGAGTTCATCGCCACCGCGACATCGGCCTGCGCCAGCGCCGGGGCATCGTTGGTGCCGTCGCCGGTCATCGCTACCATGCGGCCCTCGGCCTGATACTGGCGGATCAGCGCCAGCTTGGCTTCCGGCGTGGCCTCCGACAGAAAATCATCCACGCCGGCCTCGGCGGCGATAGCGGCGGCGGTTAGCGGGTTATCGCCGGTGATCATCACCGTTTTGATCCCCATGTTGCGCAGTTCGGCGAAACGCTCCTTGATGCCGCCTTTGACGATATCCTTCAGCGCGACCACCCCCAGCACCTTGCGGCCTTCGGCGACCACCAGCGGCGTGCCGCCCTGACGCGCGACGTTGGCGACGCTCTCCTCTACGCTACTGGAAAAATGCCCTTGATTGGCCTCGATATAGCGGCGAATCGCGTCCACTGCGCCTTTGCGGATGGTGCGCCCCTGAACGTTGACGCCGCTCATCCGGGTTTGGGCCGAGAAGGGGACGAAGGTCGCGTCCAGATCCTGCAACGGGCGCTCGCGCAGATTGAAGCGTTGTTTAGCCAGTATCACAATGCTGCGGCCTTCCGGCGTTTCATCCGCCAGCGACGCCAGTTGGGCCGCGTCCGCCAGCGCCTGTTCGCTGACCCCCGGCGCGGGCAGAAAGGCGGAGGCCTGACGGTTGCCTAACGTGATGGTGCCGGTTTTGTCCAGCAGCAGAACATCGATGTCGCCTGCGGCTTCCACCGCGCGGCCGCTGGTGGCAATCACGTTGGCGCTCAGCATCCGGCTCATCCCGGCGATACCGATGGCCGACAGCAGGCCGCCGATGGTCGTGGGGATCAGGCACACCAGCAGTGCAACCAAAATAGTGACGCTGATCGTGGCGCCGTGGTGGTTGGCGAGCACACTGAACCAGGAGAATGGCGACAGTGTGGCGGTCACGAGCAGAAAAATGAGTGTCAGCTCCACCAACAGGATAGTCAGCGCGATCTCGTTAGGCGTTTTGCGCCGCCGGGCGCCTTCCACCATGGCGATCATCCGATCGATAAAGGTTTCGCCGGGATTGACGGAACACTGGATCACCAGCCAGTCCGACAGTACCCGGGTTCCGCCGGTCACTGAGGCGAAATCGCCGCCGGATTCACGGATCACCGGCGCAGATTCGCCAGTGATGGCGCTCTCGTCCACCGAAGCGCCGCCTTCCAGCACTTCGCCGTCGCAAGGGATCATCTCTCCAGCCCGCACGATCACCCAATCGCCTTTGCGCAAGGAATCGGCGGGGATTTTTTGACTGTCGGCGTGGGCTCGTGGTTCGCTGAGCTTGTTGGCCCAACTGGTTTTTTTCACGCCTTTCAGGGTTTCGGCCTGCGCCTTGCTACGCCCCTCGGCCAGTGCCTCGGCGAAATTGGCGAACAGGACGGTAATCCATAGCCACAGGGCCACCAGCCCGGTAAACATGCCGTTACCTTCGGTCTGGCCGGCGAGGATCGCCAGCCAGATGCCGCTGGTGAGCAGGCTGCCCAGATAGACGATAAACATCACCGGGTTGCGCCACTGAGCGCGTGGGTCGAATTTTTTCACCGCATCCAGCAGCGCGTTGCGCACCAGTGCGGAATCAACGAGGGAAAGCTGTTTACGAATCATGTTCTTTCTCCGGTTCAGCGAACCAGACTCAACTGTAAATGTTCGGCAACCGGGCCGAGCGCCAGGGCAGGGATGAAGGTCAACGCGCTGATAAGCAGGATGATGGCGATCAGCATGCCGATGAACAGCGGCCCTCGGGTGCTGAGGGAGCCGCGGGTTTCCGGCTGGCGTTTCTTGGCGGCTAACGAACCGGCGATAGCCAGTACCGGGATCATGACCGAGAAACGGCCGACCAACATGGCGAATGCCAGCGTCAGGTTATAAAACGGTGTATTGACGTTGAGACCGCCGAAGGCGCTGCCGTTGTTGTTGGCGGCGGAGGAGTAGGCGTAGAGCACTTCGCTGAAACCGTGCGCGCCGGGGTTGAAGATGCCGCTGCGCCCCGCTTCGGTGCCAAGCGCCAGCGCGGTGCCCAGCAGCACCAATGCCGGGGTGATCAGGATCGCCAGCGCCGCCATTTTCATCTCCCAGGCATCGATTTTCTTGCCGAGATACTCCGGCGTGCGGCCGATCATCAGCCCGGCGATAAATACCGTCAGCAGTACGAAGATCAGCATGCCGTATAAGCCGGAACCCACGCCGCCGAAAATCACTTCTCCCACCTGCATCAGCCACATCGGTACCATACCGCCCAGCGCGGTGAACGAGTCATGCATAGCATTGACCGCGCCGCAGGACGTCGCGGTGGTGATGGCGGCGAAGAAGGCGGAGGCGAGTACGCCGAAACGGGTTTCCTTCCCCTCCATGTTTTGTGCGGAATCTGCGCCCAGCGCCAGTAGATGCGGGTTGCCGCTGACTTCGGCGTACATCGTCACTGCGGACGCGGCGATCAGCATCAGCGACATCGCCCAGAGCAGCGTGTGGCCCTGGCGAACATCGTTGACCACCCGACCGAAGGCAAAGCAGAGCGCTGCGGGGATGAGCAGGATCGACAGCATCTGTATCAGGTTGCTCAGCGCGGTCGGGTTTTCAAACGGGTGCGCGGAGTTGGCGCCAAAAAAACCGCCGCCGTTGGTACCGAGCATCTTGATGGCTTCCTGCGACGCTACCGGGCCCATCGGCAGAATCTGCGTTGCGCCTTCCAGCGTGGTTGCCGACTGATAAGGCAGAAAGTTCTGGATCGTGCCCTGACTGATGAAAAATAGCGCCATCAACATCGCGATCGGCAACAAAAGATAGAGGTTGATACGTATCAAATCGAGCCAGGCGTTGCCTAGCGCCTGTGTGGAGCGGCGGGCAAACGCACGCATTAAAACAAAGGCGACAGCGATGCCGGTGGCGGCGGAGAGAAAGTTCTGCACCGTTAATCCCAGCATCTGACTGAAATAACTGAGCGTGTTCTCGCCGCTGTAAGCCTGCCAGTTGGTATTGGTCACAAAACTGATGGCGGTATTTAACGCCAGATGCCAGGACATGCCGGGCAGATGTTGGGGATTCAGCGGCAGATGCTGTTGAAACATCATGATCAACAGCAGTAGCACGATGCCGCCGGCGTTGAGCAGTAGAATGGCCAGCGCGTATTGCCGCCAGTTCATTTCACTCTGCGGGAAACCGCACAGCCGGGCAAGGTCGTGTTCCAGCGGCAGCAACACGCCGGTTTCCCCTTCAACCAAACGTGCCAGCCAGGCGCCTAACGGCTGCGACAGCACCAGCAGCAGCGCAAACAGGCTGACGATCAGTAAGAACGCATTGCCGGCCATCAGAATTCCTCCGCATTAAGCAATGCATAACACAGGTACACCAGCAGCAGCGCCACCAGAATACCTTCTGCAATCAAATCGATATTCACGAGATACCTCCCTGTCGAGGTCATTGGTCGATGCTGTCAGTCTAGGTAGCGCGGTAAAAAGAGGGTGCAAATTTCGTGGGGGCGGGCGTAAAAAAAGTATAAAAACGACGGCTGACGCAGTGCCTGGGCGCTGAAACCGGATGGGCGGAACGTGCAAGCGACGTCAGCGGTTGCCCGACAAGTTGGCTCTCGGCAAGGGGAACAGACGGCCCGTTTCTGCGGCCCTGTCCCTTGCGTGGAAGCAATGATTTAACGCGGCGTCCGCCTGCACGGTGACATCCCGTGAGGGTTTTGATTCATTATCATGTCATAGGTCATGGTTAGCATCATCAGGCCGGCGTTCAGGGTTGTAATCTGGTCTGATGAGTGCAAAAATTAACCAGTGGATGTCGATGTGTCGCCGTTTTCCTCGCTCCGGCGTTTTACATCGACCTGTTTGTTAGCTAGGAGGATGGTGATGGCATTTGGTTCCGAGTATCCCTTATACCGGGTGGTGTTGCGCCGGGTCGCCGTGATCGTTATCGGTGTGCTGGCGTTGCCTTGCCTGTTGTTCTGGCGCGACCGCGCCCGTTTTTATAGCTATCTGCATCGTGTCTGGCTCAAGACCAGTGATAAACCGGTATGGCTGGCGCAGTCTGAGCGTGCCGTCAACGAGCTGTATTAAGCGGCGGCGTCAGGCTTTCGCGCCGCCCGCCGACGGTGCCTGCCAAACCGGCGGTGGATGGCCTATCCGGGTATGAGTCCGAAGGCGGTCAGTACCCTCTTGTTTTCGTATCACCCTGTCTGTTTTCGTTGACGATCGGCATGACAAGCCGTGTTGTCGCATCTCCTTACGACCTTAATCCCCATTCCCCCGGCATGACCGGCACGCCGCCCGGCGGCATTGTCGTCGGCATCGGTTTTTTCCCGCTTATTTCCCCGCTGAGGGCGCAATAAATCCGCTATGCTATTGAGATAGCATCATCTTTTTGACATGAGGTTGATTATGACGCTCAATCCGATTCCTGTTGGCATCAGCGCTTGTTTGCTGGGAAACCCGGTACGTTTCGATGGCGGACACAAACGGTTGGCGTTTGCGGTTGAGCAACTGGCGGCGTTTTTCCGGTTTGAGCCGCTGTGTCCGGAAATGGCGGTGGGGCTGCCGGTACCGCGTCCGGCGTTGCGGTTAGTTAAAGACGGGCAAGGGGATATCGCGTTGCAGGCCAGCAATGGCTCCGGGTTAGACGTTACTCAGCCGATGCACGAGTTTGCCGCCGGCATCGTGCCGACGTTGGCATCGTTGTGCGGCTATATCGTGTGCGCCAAATCGCCGAGCTGCGGGATGGAGCGGGTGAAAGTGTATGACGGCGCCGGCGCCCGCAAGAGCGGCGTCGGGCTGTTTACCCGTCAACTGATGATGGCGCTGCCCTGGCTGCCGGTGGAAGAGGACGGCCGGCTGCATGATCCGGTACTGCGGGAAAACTTCATCGAACGGGTTTATGCCCTGCATGAGTTGCAGCAGCTCTGGCGACAGGGGGTGAGCCGCGGCGCGCTGATGGTGTTTCACAGCCGTTATAAATTGCTGCTGCTGGCGCATTCTCAGCCGGAATATCGCGAGCTGGGGCGTTTCGTCGCGTCAATGGATCAGTGGAA from Musicola paradisiaca NCPPB 2511 carries:
- the kdpC gene encoding potassium-transporting ATPase subunit KdpC, producing the protein MRYLRSSLVMLLLMTLITGVAYPLLITGLGQWWFPAQANGSLLYRQGKVVGSALIGQSFSRDGDFQGRPSATLDSAYNPLASGGSNLATSNPALDQAIGQNVKNWRQRQNNDAPVPVDLVTASASGLDPHISPQAAQYQADRIAKARGLSTTVVEQLITRATQTPMPAFIGAPVVNVVELNLALDQIKPQP
- the kdpB gene encoding potassium-transporting ATPase subunit KdpB, whose product is MIRKQLSLVDSALVRNALLDAVKKFDPRAQWRNPVMFIVYLGSLLTSGIWLAILAGQTEGNGMFTGLVALWLWITVLFANFAEALAEGRSKAQAETLKGVKKTSWANKLSEPRAHADSQKIPADSLRKGDWVIVRAGEMIPCDGEVLEGGASVDESAITGESAPVIRESGGDFASVTGGTRVLSDWLVIQCSVNPGETFIDRMIAMVEGARRRKTPNEIALTILLVELTLIFLLVTATLSPFSWFSVLANHHGATISVTILVALLVCLIPTTIGGLLSAIGIAGMSRMLSANVIATSGRAVEAAGDIDVLLLDKTGTITLGNRQASAFLPAPGVSEQALADAAQLASLADETPEGRSIVILAKQRFNLRERPLQDLDATFVPFSAQTRMSGVNVQGRTIRKGAVDAIRRYIEANQGHFSSSVEESVANVARQGGTPLVVAEGRKVLGVVALKDIVKGGIKERFAELRNMGIKTVMITGDNPLTAAAIAAEAGVDDFLSEATPEAKLALIRQYQAEGRMVAMTGDGTNDAPALAQADVAVAMNSGTQAAKEAGNMVDLDSNPTKLIEVVHIGKQMLMTRGSLTTFSIANDVAKYFAIVPAAFAATYPQLNALNVMQLHSPTSAMLSAVIFNALIIVFLIPLALKGIDYRPMSAAALLSRNLWIYGVGGLVVPFLGIKLIDLMLTALSVA
- the kdpA gene encoding potassium-transporting ATPase subunit KdpA, whose translation is MAGNAFLLIVSLFALLLVLSQPLGAWLARLVEGETGVLLPLEHDLARLCGFPQSEMNWRQYALAILLLNAGGIVLLLLIMMFQQHLPLNPQHLPGMSWHLALNTAISFVTNTNWQAYSGENTLSYFSQMLGLTVQNFLSAATGIAVAFVLMRAFARRSTQALGNAWLDLIRINLYLLLPIAMLMALFFISQGTIQNFLPYQSATTLEGATQILPMGPVASQEAIKMLGTNGGGFFGANSAHPFENPTALSNLIQMLSILLIPAALCFAFGRVVNDVRQGHTLLWAMSLMLIAASAVTMYAEVSGNPHLLALGADSAQNMEGKETRFGVLASAFFAAITTATSCGAVNAMHDSFTALGGMVPMWLMQVGEVIFGGVGSGLYGMLIFVLLTVFIAGLMIGRTPEYLGKKIDAWEMKMAALAILITPALVLLGTALALGTEAGRSGIFNPGAHGFSEVLYAYSSAANNNGSAFGGLNVNTPFYNLTLAFAMLVGRFSVMIPVLAIAGSLAAKKRQPETRGSLSTRGPLFIGMLIAIILLISALTFIPALALGPVAEHLQLSLVR
- the kdpF gene encoding K(+)-transporting ATPase subunit F, whose product is MNIDLIAEGILVALLLVYLCYALLNAEEF
- a CDS encoding YbfA family protein; translated protein: MAFGSEYPLYRVVLRRVAVIVIGVLALPCLLFWRDRARFYSYLHRVWLKTSDKPVWLAQSERAVNELY
- a CDS encoding YbgA family protein yields the protein MTLNPIPVGISACLLGNPVRFDGGHKRLAFAVEQLAAFFRFEPLCPEMAVGLPVPRPALRLVKDGQGDIALQASNGSGLDVTQPMHEFAAGIVPTLASLCGYIVCAKSPSCGMERVKVYDGAGARKSGVGLFTRQLMMALPWLPVEEDGRLHDPVLRENFIERVYALHELQQLWRQGVSRGALMVFHSRYKLLLLAHSQPEYRELGRFVASMDQWNSLEAFAAEYRLRLMRLLAHPASRRNHTNVLMHIQGYFRRHLSARQRQALSDLIDRYRRGTQPLLAPMTLLRHYLSEYPDAYLLEQRYFDPYPEALRLRYGH